The following coding sequences are from one Populus trichocarpa isolate Nisqually-1 unplaced genomic scaffold, P.trichocarpa_v4.1 scaffold_1865, whole genome shotgun sequence window:
- the LOC7465904 gene encoding TOM1-like protein 5, translating into MAAELVSSATSDKLTEVDWTKNIEICELVARDERQARDVVKAIKKRLGSKNANTQLYAVMLLEMLMNNIGEQVHRQVIDTGILPILVKIVKKKTELPVRERIFLLLDATQTALGGASGKFPQYYSAYYDLVCAGVQFPQRPRERPSNHQATQESKKNTLNGELAAARHEVGAHPVPVEPQVVPESSIIQKASNALEVLKEVLDAVDSQNPEGAKDEFTLDLVEQCSFQKQRVMHLVMTSRDEKLVSQAIELNEQLQKVLARHDSLLSGRSTVSDTTTISDRTTTTANHFNHEESEEEEEPEQLFRRLRKGKACARPEDEGNSEERLPLGLLGSTIPGDRLNRPLIRPLPSEQPQDPNANCAPVVIPPPPAKHMERQKFFQEKKADGSAVSGHMRGLSLHSRNASSSCSGSIDFSD; encoded by the exons ATGGCAGCTGAGCTTGTCAGTTCTGCAACCAGTGATAAACTGACTGAAGTAGATTGGAccaaaaatattgaaatctGTGAATTAGTTGCACGTGATGAAAG GCAAGCTAGAGATGTTGTTAAAGCTATTAAAAAACGTTTGGGGAGTAAGAATGCCAATACTCAATTATATGCAGTGATG TTGTTGGAGATGCTGATGAATAATATTGGGGAACAAGTTCATAGACAGGTGATTGATACAGGGATTCTACCCATTCTTGTCAAGATAGTGAAGAAAAAG ACAGAGTTGCCTGTAAGAGAAAGGATATTTCTTCTTCTAGATGCCACACAGACGGCTCTTGGTGGTGCTTCTGGAAAGTTCCCTCAGTACTATTCTGCATATTATGATTTGGTG TGTGCTGGAGTGCAATTTCCTCAAAGACCTCGTGAAAGACCATCAAATCATCAGGCCACCcaagaaagtaagaaaaatacattaaatggGGAACTTGCTGCCGCTAGACATGAGGTGGGTGCTCATCCAGTACCAGTGGAACCTCAAGTTGTTCCTGAATCCAG TATTATTCAGAAGGCGAGCAATGCTCTGGAGGTTTTAAAAGAAGTCCTTGATGCTGTTGATTCTCAAAATCCTGAG GGAGCGAAGGATGAGTTTACTCTTGATCTTGTGGAACAGTGTTCATTCCAAAAGCAGAGAGTAATGCATCTTGTGATGACTTCCAG GGATGAAAAGTTGGTCTCTCAAGCTATTGAATTGAATGAGCAGCTACAAAAAGTTCTGGCAAGACATGATTCCCTTCTATCTGGGAGGTCTACAGTTTCAGATACGACTACCATTTCTGATAGAACTACTACAACAGCAAATCATTTTAATCATGAGGAAtcagaggaagaggaggagccTGAACAGCTTTTCCGAAG GTTAAGAAAGGGGAAGGCTTGTGCAAGACCTGAAGATGAAGGCAACTCAGAAGAGCGTCTTCCTTTGGGCTTGCTTGGATCGACAATTCCAGGAGATAGGCTGAACCGTCCACTTATACGGCCACTTCCATCCGAGCAGCCACAGGATCCCAACGCAAATTGTGCACCTGTTGTAATTCCACCACCACCTGCGAAACACATGGAAAGGCAGAAATTCTTTCAGGAAAAGAAGGCTGATGGTTCTGCTGTGTCTGGCCACATGAGGGGTCTTTCGTTACACAGTCGCAATGCCAGCAGTTCCTGCAGTGGAAGCATAGATTTTAGTGACTAG
- the LOC18107945 gene encoding UDP-glycosyltransferase 88B1, which translates to MKEAIVLYPAATSHQMISMVELAKLILQHHPNISITILVAIMPFDTSTISTYISSISQTSLPISFLSLPQPSEDPPGPAAAATLGKAAFDYIRLYTPKVLDALKTISLTSTVLAFIISTFGITYDTPIPTYLYFTSGASSFASILYLPTIHNQTTKSFKDLPNNTPLHFPGLPPIKPSHLPEPLLDRGHPAYQEFFSLGTLLPNLKGMILNTFDMLEPQAIKAITEGACVPKGSTPPLYCIGPRIVDAKQRGASDDALSKCLLWLDKQPSQSVVFLCFGRKGAFSAPQLKEIAFGLERSKQRFMWVVRNPPPNSDTERDLEELLPEGFLKRTKERGLVLKSWAPQAAILSHQAVGGFVTHCGWNSVLEAVTYGVPMLPWPLYAEQRLNSVVLAEEIKLTPMPFLTEDGKGGVVSSEEVERKVRELMGLEGKGFRESSSMMKIMAMAAWTNGGSSFTALSKLVASWKQEQS; encoded by the exons ATGAAAGAAGCAATTGTCTTGTATCCAGCGGCAACCTCCCACCAGATGATCTCTATGGTGGAGTTAGCTAAGCTGATCCTGCAACACCATCCCAACATCTCCATTACAATTTTAGTAGCAATCATGCCTTTTGACACCTCCACCATTTCCACATATATCAGTTCCATCTCCCAAACAAGTCTTCCCATATCCTTCCTCTCCCTCCCTCAACCCAGCGAAGACCCTCCTGGACCAGCGGCTGCAGCCACTTTGGGTAAAGCCGCATTCGATTATATCCGCCTATACACCCCTAAAGTACTCGATGCTCTCAAAACCATCTCTCTCACCTCCACTGTTCTCGCTTTCATAATTTCCACCTTCGGCATCACTTACGACACGCCCATCCCAACTTACTTATACTTCACTTCTGGTGCTTCTAGTTTTGCCAGCATCCTCTACTTGCCCACCATCCATAACCAAACTACCAAGAGCTTCAAAGACCTTCCCAACAATACCCCTTTGCACTTTCCTGGACTGCCACCCATCAAACCCTCTCACCTGCCTGAACCCCTACTAGATCGCGGCCATCCTGCCTACCAGGAATTCTTTAGCCTTGGTACCTTACTACCTAATTTGAAGGGGATGATACTGAACACTTTTGACATGCTTGAGCCACAAGCGATCAAAGCTATCACTGAGGGTGCTTGTGTTCCAAAGGGCTCAACCCCTCCTTTATACTGCATAGGGCCAAGGATTGTTGATGCCAAACAAAGGGGTGCCTCAGATGATGCTTTATCAAAATGTTTGCTGTGGTTAGACAAGCAGCCAAGCCAGAGTGTGGTGTTCTTATGTTTTGGCAGAAAGGGAGCTTTCTCTGCACCTCAGCTGAAGGAGATTGCTTTTGGCCTGGAAAG GAGCAAACAAAGATTTATGTGGGTGGTGAGGAATCCACCACCAAATTCCGACACGGAACGTGACCTAGAGGAACTACTGCCAGAAGGGTTcttgaaaagaacaaaagaaagggGTCTAGTGCTGAAATCTTGGGCACCACAAGCTGCAATTCTGAGCCACCAAGCAGTGGGTGGATTTGTGACTCATTGTGGGTGGAACTCAGTGCTTGAAGCAGTAACTTACGGTGTGCCAATGTTGCCTTGGCCATTGTATGCAGAACAGAGGTTGAATAGTGTGGTTTTGGCAGAGGAAATAAAGCTGACACCAATGCCTTTTTTAACAGAAGATGGTAAAGGAGGAGTGGTGAGCTCAGAGGAGGTGGAGAGAAAGGTGAGAGAGTTGATGGGATTGGAAGGGAAAGGATTCAGAGAAAGTAGTTCGATGATGAAAATTATGGCTATGGCTGCTTGGACTAATGGTGGGTCTTCCTTCACAGCTTTGTCCAAGTTGGTGGCTTCTTGGAAGCAAGAACAATCATAA
- the LOC18107944 gene encoding ferrochelatase-2, chloroplastic-like yields the protein MMMNCGAVNATTPSSTSWSASHSSKVPMLLPRAICTTQRMCCVSGVHVDACVSFNVSRNCAVAKDSLGWSGTSPSLYSKQPFNKFLLPLKALVTSTSQDFPIASLIGEGKVGVLLLNLGGPETLEDVQPFLFNLFADPDIIRLPRLFRFLQKPLAQFISVARAPKSKEGYASIGGGSPLRQITDAQAEELRKSLWEKQVPAKVYVGMRYWHPFTEEAIEQIKRDGITKLVVLPLYPQFSISTSGSSLRLLESIFREDEYLVNMQHTVIPSWYQREGYIKAMANLIEKELEKFDRPEQAVIFFSAHGVPLAYVEEAGDPYKAEMEECVDLIMEELEKRKIINAYTLAYQSRVGPVEWLKPYTDETIIELGKKGVKRLLAVPISFVSEHIETLEEIDVEYKELALKSGIEKWGRVPALGCEPTFISDLADAVIESLPYVGAMAVSNLEARQSLVPLGSVEELLAVYDSKRRELPSPVTVWEWGWTRSAETWNGRAAMLAVLVLLVLEVTTGQGFLHQWGIFPSFH from the exons atgatgaTGAATTGTGGAGCAGTGAATGCTACTACTCCTTCTTCAACTTCTTGGTCTGCTTCTCACAGCTCCAAAGTCCCCAT GTTGTTGCCTAGGGCAATTTGTACTACACAAAGGATGTGTTGTGTCTCTGGTGTTCATGTGGATGCTTGTGTTAGTTTTAATGTCTCAAGAAATTGTGCTGTAGCTAAAGACTCATTGGGTTGGTCTGGAACTTCACCATCTTTATATTCTAAGCAGCCATTCAACAAATTTTTGTTGCCTTTGAAAGCATTAGTGACTTCAACATCTCAAGATTTTCCCATTGCATCACTTATCGGTGAAGGAAAGGTAGGAGTTTTGTTGCTTAATCTTGGCGGTCCAGAGACTCTTGAAGATGTGCAGCCTTTCCTTTTTAATCTTTTCGCTGACCCG GACATTATAAGACTGCCAAGGTTGTTTCGATTTCTTCAAAAGCCCTTGGCCCAATTCATATCTGTTGCGAGGGCACCAAAGAGCAAAGAAGGCTATGCTTCAATTGGTGGTGGCTCTCCTTTGCGGCAGATTACTGATGCACAG GCTGAAGAATTGAGGAAATCCCTGTGGGAAAAGCAAGTCCCAGCAAAGGTATATGTTGGTATGCGCTACTGGCACCCGTTCACTGAAGAAGCCATCGAACAG aTAAAAAGAGATGGAATCACAAAGCTCGTTGTCCTTCCCCTTTACCCACAGTTTTCAATATCAACTAGTGGGTCAAGCCTTAGACTTTTGGAGAGTATATTCCG GGAAGATGAATATCTTGTAAACATGCAGCATACAGTGATACCTTCTTGGTACCAGCGTGAAGGATACATCAAAGCTATGGCAAATTTGATTGAAAAGGAATTAGAAAAATTTGACCGTCCTGAGCAG GCTGTGATCTTTTTTAGTGCACACGGTGTGCCACTTGCATATGTGGAAGAAGCTGGTGATCCATACAAGGCAGAAATGGAGGAATGCGTTGATTTGATAATGGAGGaattagaaaagagaaagatcataaATGCATACACTCTTGCATATCAG AGCAGAGTTGGACCTGTGGAATGGTTGAAACCATATACTGATGAGACAATCATTGAGCTTGGGAAGAAAGGGGTAAAACGTCTTTTGGCTGTTCCAATTAG CTTTGTTAGTGAGCATATCGAGACCTTGGAAGAAATTGATGTTGAGTACAAAGAGTTGGCTCTCAAGTCTGGTATAGAAAAATGGGGACGTGTTCCTGCACTAGGATGTGAGCCAACCTTCATTTCAGATTTGGCTGATGCAGTGATTGAGAGTCTTCCATATGTAGGAGCTATGGCAGTCTCAAATCTAGAAGCTCGACAG TCTTTAGTTCCGCTTGGCAGTGTAGAGGAGCTGCTGGCAGTTTATGATTCGAAGCGAAGAGAGCTACCATCGCCTGTGACGGTATGGGAATGGGGTTGGACAAGAAGTGCAGAAACCTGGAACGGGCGAGCAGCTATGCTGGCAGTTCTTGTTCTATTGGTTCTTGAAGTCACCACCGGGCAGGGGTTTTTGCACCAATGGGGTATTTTTCCATCGTTCCATTGA
- the LOC7465903 gene encoding serine/threonine-protein kinase SRK2A, with amino-acid sequence MEKYELVKDLGAGNFGVARLLRHKETKELVAMKYIERGHKIDENVAREIINHRSLRHPNIIRFKEVVLTPTHLAIVMEYAAGGELFERICNAGRFSEDEARYFFQQLISGVNYCHNMQICHRDLKLENTLLDGSPAPRLKICDFGYSKSSLLHSRPKSTVGTPAYIAPEVLSRREYDGKLADVWSCGVTLYVMLVGAYPFEDQDDPRNFRKTIQRIMAVQYKIPDYVHVSQACRNLLSRIFVANSSRRISLSEIKSHPWFLKNLPKELTEPAQAIYYQRDNPSFSLQSVDEIMKIVAEARQQPPSSKPVKGFGWEVEEDEEEDIDAEVEEEDDEDEYDKRVKEVHASGEYQIS; translated from the exons ATGGAGAAATATGAGTTGGTGAAGGATTTAGGAGCTGGGAATTTTGGGGTAGCAAGGCTTTTGAGGCACAAAGAGACCAAAGAACTTGTTGCCATGAAATACATTGAAAGAGGTCATAAG aTAGATGAGAACGTGGCAAGGGAGATTATAAATCACAGATCATTAAGGCACCCCAATATAATTCGGTTCAAGGAG GTGGTTTTGACCCCAACACACTTGGCAATTGTGATGGAGTATGCAGCTGGTGGAGAACTCTTTGAAAGAATCTGCAATGCTGGTAGATTTAGTGAAGATGAG GCTAGATATTTCTTTCAGCAGCTGATCTCTGGGGTTAATTACTGTCACAACATG CAAATCTGCCATAGAGATCTGAAACTGGAAAACACACTGTTAGATGGAAGTCCGGCACCTCGCTTGAAAATCTGTGATTTCGGTTACTCTAAG TCCTCTTTGCTGCATTCAAGGCCGAAATCAACGGTAGGAACTCCGGCTTACATAGCACCGGAAGTTCTCTCTCGGAGAGAGTATGATGGCAAG CTGGCAGATGTTTGGTCATGTGGAGTTACTCTTTATGTGATGCTGGTAGGGGCATACCCATTTGAAGACCAAGATGACCCTAGAAATTTTAGGAAAACAATTCAG AGAATAATGGCTGTGCAATACAAAATCCCTGACTATGTTCATGTATCTCAAGCTTGCAGAAACCTGCTATCTCGCATATTCGTTGCAAACTCTTCCAGG AGAATTTCACTCTCAGAAATTAAAAGCCACCCATGGTTCTTAAAGAACTTGCCAAAGGAACTGACGGAGCCAGCACAAGCCATCTATTACCAGAGAGATAATCCAAGCTTTTCTCTTCAAAGTGTGGATGAGATAATGAAAATTGTGGCTGAGGCAAGACAACAGCCTCCATCATCAAAGCCTGTCAAAGGTTTCGGTTGGgaagttgaagaagatgaagaggaagaCATCGATGCAGAGGTAGAAGAGGAAGATGACGAAGATGAATATGACAAGAGGGTCAAGGAGGTTCATGCAAGTGGAGAGTATCAAATCAGTTGA